The following proteins are encoded in a genomic region of Hymenobacter siberiensis:
- a CDS encoding zinc-binding dehydrogenase — translation MQALQLDAINQPAVLRDVPMPTPGPGEILVKLYAAALNHRDVFIQQGKYAGIRLPCTLGADGAGEVAAHGPDVPADAPAVGTRVLINPGLRWGDNPRVQAKDFVVLGMPDPGTFAEYIALPAQCIRPLPAHLSFAEGAALPLAGLTAYRAAFTRAQVQPGERVLVTGVGGGVAITAVQLCVARGAQVWVTSSSEEKIDRAKAEGAKGGISYNAENWVKSLTQQAGGAFDVIIDSAGGDAFGALLDAAAPGGRIVFFGGTLGNITDIPPAKVFWKQLSLLGSTMGTEQDFEAMLALVTEKKIVPVVDEVFTLANGEVALRHLDAGAQFGKVVLEIAQE, via the coding sequence ATGCAAGCTCTCCAGCTCGATGCCATTAACCAGCCCGCCGTCCTTCGCGACGTGCCCATGCCCACGCCTGGCCCCGGCGAAATCCTGGTGAAACTATACGCCGCTGCCCTCAACCACCGCGACGTATTCATTCAGCAGGGCAAGTATGCCGGCATCAGGCTGCCCTGCACCCTGGGGGCCGATGGAGCCGGCGAAGTAGCCGCCCACGGCCCCGACGTGCCCGCCGATGCCCCGGCCGTGGGGACCCGTGTGCTCATCAACCCCGGTTTGCGCTGGGGTGATAACCCGCGCGTGCAGGCCAAAGATTTTGTGGTGCTCGGCATGCCCGACCCCGGCACGTTTGCCGAATACATTGCCCTACCCGCCCAGTGCATCCGGCCGCTGCCGGCGCACCTCAGCTTCGCGGAGGGCGCGGCCCTGCCGCTGGCCGGCCTCACGGCTTACCGGGCGGCCTTCACCCGCGCCCAGGTGCAGCCCGGCGAGCGCGTGCTGGTGACGGGCGTGGGCGGCGGCGTGGCCATTACGGCCGTGCAGCTGTGCGTGGCCCGCGGTGCCCAAGTGTGGGTAACGTCCAGCTCCGAAGAAAAAATAGACCGCGCCAAGGCGGAGGGGGCCAAAGGCGGTATCAGCTACAACGCCGAAAACTGGGTGAAAAGCCTCACCCAGCAGGCTGGCGGGGCGTTCGATGTCATCATCGACAGTGCCGGGGGGGATGCCTTTGGGGCCCTGCTCGACGCCGCCGCGCCGGGTGGCCGCATCGTGTTTTTTGGGGGCACGCTGGGCAATATCACAGATATTCCGCCCGCTAAGGTGTTCTGGAAACAGCTCAGCCTGCTGGGCTCCACGATGGGCACGGAGCAGGATTTTGAGGCCATGCTGGCCCTCGTAACCGAGAAAAAGATTGTGCCCGTGGTCGATGAGGTGTTCACCTTGGCTAATGGCGAAGTGGCCCTGCGCCACCTCGACGCGGGCGCGCAATTTGGTAAAGTAGTGCTGGAAATCGCCCAGGAATAG
- a CDS encoding rhomboid family intramembrane serine protease: MESSPPDHAPGSTAALAAQLFAQKPEAELLYLAQNAIRYPPAVGAAAVAELNRRGLLPDTARPAPPPPPTETEAETWPQLLGQLLRGLLIPSRRFLATPLLIDACLLVFGLMVLSGVSASDPTASQLVRWGSNITDFTLHGQPWRLLTYMFVHAGLSHLLLNILSLWLLGLLIEDRVGPLRLLLVYLACGVGGGLASLWWNANINSVGASGAIFGLYGLLLALLLGKKLVLDKSDRRAMLGLVLYLVLSNLLSGLTGNIDNAAHLGGLATGLFIAGPLAFIGLKGGEHVGAA, translated from the coding sequence ATGGAATCATCGCCCCCCGACCACGCTCCCGGCTCCACGGCCGCGCTTGCCGCCCAGCTTTTCGCCCAAAAGCCCGAGGCCGAGCTGCTGTACTTGGCCCAGAACGCCATTCGCTACCCGCCCGCCGTGGGGGCCGCCGCCGTGGCCGAGCTCAACCGGCGCGGCCTGCTGCCCGATACCGCGCGCCCCGCGCCACCCCCGCCGCCCACCGAAACCGAGGCCGAAACCTGGCCGCAGCTCCTAGGGCAATTGCTGCGCGGGCTGCTCATTCCCTCGCGCCGCTTCCTGGCCACGCCGCTGCTTATTGATGCCTGTCTGCTGGTGTTCGGCCTGATGGTGCTCAGCGGCGTGTCGGCCTCCGACCCCACCGCATCGCAGCTCGTGCGCTGGGGTTCCAATATCACCGATTTCACGCTGCATGGCCAGCCCTGGCGGCTGCTCACCTACATGTTTGTGCACGCCGGCCTGTCGCATTTGCTGCTGAATATCCTCTCGCTCTGGCTGCTGGGTCTGCTGATTGAAGACCGGGTGGGGCCGCTGCGCCTGCTGCTGGTGTACCTGGCCTGCGGCGTGGGCGGCGGCCTGGCCAGCCTGTGGTGGAACGCAAATATTAACTCGGTGGGAGCCAGCGGGGCCATTTTTGGCCTCTACGGCCTGCTGCTGGCGCTCCTGCTTGGCAAAAAGCTGGTACTCGATAAGTCCGACCGCCGCGCCATGCTGGGCTTGGTCCTGTACCTGGTGCTCAGCAACTTGCTTTCCGGCCTCACCGGCAACATTGATAACGCGGCCCACCTCGGCGGGCTGGCCACGGGCTTGTTTATTGCCGGTCCCTTGGCATTTATTGGGTTGAAGGGCGGGGAGCATGTCGGGGCAGCGTAA